In Papaver somniferum cultivar HN1 chromosome 1, ASM357369v1, whole genome shotgun sequence, a genomic segment contains:
- the LOC113359692 gene encoding protein MAIN-LIKE 1-like, whose product MAITPDDGQKISGLRTHGKNVYSSVYEMTWDELYVLAEVTLGLPKDKTKLEFACAAKEVKFVDSSTKKLKKIKFTALKKCFGDTNEKISKGELVMDEVTAMRTATAYLLHTLGSVIFPDNSGNKVSAQYLQLLKDLKSCHKYSWGTATLSFLLEKLETASRLTSRNIGGYFTVLQVWIYDHFPDLNLVKEDDKWVDTFPTSAKWSFKENKKRNKKESFERKLRLFDC is encoded by the exons ATGGCAATCACTCCAGATGATGGACAAAAGATTAGTGGTCTTAGAACGCATGGGAAAAATGTTTACTCATCGGTTTATGAAATGACTTGGGATGAGTTGTATGTACTTGCTGAGGTAACTCTTGGTTtgccaaaagacaaaacaaaattgGAGTTTGCCTGCGCTGCTAAAGAGGTGAAGTTTGTGGATTCTAGCacaaagaagttgaagaaaatcaAGTTCACTGCTTTAAAAAAGTGTTTTGGAGACACAAATGAGAAAATTTCAAAGGGGGAGTTGGTTATGGACGAGGTCACAGCTATGCGCACTGCTACCGCGTATTTGTTGCATACTTTAGGAAGTGTTATATTTCCTGATAACAGTGGGAACAAGGTAAGTGCTCAATACCTTCAATTGTTAAAGGATTTGAAAAGCTGCCACAAGTACTCTTGGGGAACCGCGACCCTTTCTTTTCTATTGGAGAAACTGGAAACTGCGTCTAGGTTAACAAGTAGAAACATTGGAGGTTATTTCACAGTTCTTCAA gtatggatatatgaccatttccctgATTTGAATTTAGTCAAGGAAGATGACAAATGGGTAGATACATTCCCTACATCGGCCAAATGGAGTTTCaaggaaaataagaagaggaataaaaaggaaagctttgAGAGAAAACTTAGACTCTTTGACTGCTGA